One Echinicola strongylocentroti DNA window includes the following coding sequences:
- a CDS encoding RNA polymerase sigma factor — protein sequence MSFSELNQSENSTIEQLVDGNEQAFSVLFEEYSPQVYYIGLKYLKSQDLANDVVQDTFLKLWNYRSHIDASQAIKPLIVTFAKRIILNLIRDEKRKIVKHLEIYTMSSNSSNKTEEQIIFNETNQVYQEAVKSLPERRREVFLLKSAQGKSNEEVAEELGLSVNTVKSQYTKALQAIRAFVSNYYSVLAIAVAAAERL from the coding sequence ATGTCCTTTTCAGAACTTAATCAAAGTGAAAACAGTACCATTGAGCAGCTTGTCGATGGGAATGAACAAGCTTTCTCAGTGCTTTTTGAGGAGTATTCCCCTCAGGTGTACTATATCGGACTTAAGTACTTGAAATCACAGGATTTGGCCAATGATGTGGTGCAGGATACGTTCCTTAAACTCTGGAACTACAGGTCACACATCGATGCTTCCCAAGCGATCAAGCCGCTGATCGTAACCTTTGCCAAGCGAATAATTCTCAATCTGATCCGTGACGAAAAAAGGAAAATTGTCAAACACTTGGAGATCTATACCATGTCCAGTAATTCTTCCAACAAAACCGAGGAACAGATTATTTTCAATGAGACCAATCAGGTGTACCAAGAAGCGGTAAAGTCCCTTCCCGAGCGGAGGAGAGAAGTTTTTTTGCTTAAATCTGCCCAAGGAAAAAGCAATGAAGAAGTGGCTGAGGAGCTGGGCTTATCTGTCAATACCGTCAAATCCCAATACACCAAAGCCCTGCAGGCCATCCGGGCATTTGTCTCCAACTACTACTCCGTCCTGGCCATTGCAGTAGCAGCGGCCGAGAGGTTGTAG
- a CDS encoding DUF6364 family protein, producing MDTKITLSFEKETINKAKDFAKKNNISLSRLTEYLYDQITSGNYQSLEELPIADWVSQVAEGEASYIKRTDRKQLKDEFLKSKK from the coding sequence ATGGATACTAAAATAACGCTTTCCTTTGAAAAGGAGACGATTAATAAGGCCAAGGATTTTGCTAAGAAAAATAATATCAGCCTATCCAGGTTGACCGAGTACCTTTATGATCAGATCACTTCTGGAAACTATCAATCCCTAGAAGAGCTGCCCATTGCCGATTGGGTGAGTCAGGTAGCGGAAGGGGAAGCATCATACATCAAAAGAACCGATAGGAAGCAGTTAAAAGATGAATTTTTGAAATCAAAAAAATGA
- a CDS encoding PIN domain-containing protein: MKLFLDANVLVSVLNKEYPLFPFSARVVSLVDRKEYQVYTSPICLAIAFYFSEKKYGTKVARHKIRMLSAKLSIASVTAETVLQASTDDKVHDFEDGLEYYSAMEAGCEYIITEDRGGFYYAAIPVMDSRTFIMEFFGKSM; encoded by the coding sequence ATGAAGCTTTTTTTGGATGCCAATGTACTGGTCTCCGTCCTGAACAAGGAGTATCCGTTATTTCCTTTTTCGGCGAGGGTGGTAAGTTTGGTCGATAGGAAGGAATATCAAGTGTATACTTCACCGATATGCTTGGCCATTGCGTTTTACTTTTCAGAGAAGAAATATGGAACGAAAGTAGCACGCCATAAAATACGCATGTTAAGTGCAAAACTATCCATTGCGTCTGTGACCGCTGAGACAGTCCTTCAGGCTAGTACAGATGACAAAGTACATGATTTTGAAGATGGATTGGAGTATTATTCAGCTATGGAGGCAGGTTGTGAATATATCATCACTGAGGACCGTGGTGGATTTTATTATGCTGCGATTCCCGTGATGGATAGTCGGACGTTTATCATGGAGTTTTTTGGAAAATCAATGTAG